A stretch of the Aegilops tauschii subsp. strangulata cultivar AL8/78 chromosome 4, Aet v6.0, whole genome shotgun sequence genome encodes the following:
- the LOC109765314 gene encoding uncharacterized protein, which translates to MVSLQSALLPEAGKRPPCLSFADASVVASTATSKKRKRDGEVEEEEEHDGIELNFDAAPLPLEWQRCLDIKSGQIHYYNTRTHKRTSKDPRRHGGAAPAVEEDVANCGPQGLDLDLNLAFEPRRSSPVKELQKNAEAKPAAAGGDRHGDQAPGSASGGMEMVAAVCMRCHMLVMMCRACPACPNCKFLHPTSRPTPPPPEPAPLKLGLQLLCCRD; encoded by the exons ATGGTGTCGTTGCAGTCGGCGCTGCTGCCGGAGGCCGGCAAGCGGCCCCCGTGCCTCTCCTTCGCCGACGCCAGCGTCGTCGCGTCCACCGCCACCAGCAAGAAGCGTAAGCGGGACggcgaggtggaggaggaggaggagcacgacGGGATCGAGCTCAATTTCGACGCCGCGCCGCTCCCCCTCGAGTGGCAGCGCTGCCTCGACATCAAG TCGGGGCAGATCCACTACTACAACACCAGGACGCACAAGAGGACGTCCAAGGACCCGAGgcggcacggcggcgcggcgccCGCGGTGGAGGAGGACGTCGCGAATTGCGGGCCGCAAGGGCTGGACCTGGACCTGAACCTGGCGTTCGAGCCGCGGCGTAGTTCGCCCGTCAAGGAGCTGCAGAAGAACGCCGAGGCCAAGCcagcggcggcgggaggcgatCGTCACGGGGACCAGGCGCCGGGCAGCGCATCCGGCGGCATGGAGATGGTGGCGGCCGTGTGCATGCGGTGCCACATGCTGGTGATGATGTGCCGCGCGTGCCCGGCCTGCCCCAACTGCAAGTTCCTGCACCCGACGAGCCGGCCCACGCCTCCGCCGCCGGAGCCGGCGCCGCTCAAGCTCGGTCTCCAGCTGCTCTGCTGCAGGGACTAA